In Metopolophium dirhodum isolate CAU chromosome 7, ASM1992520v1, whole genome shotgun sequence, one genomic interval encodes:
- the LOC132948410 gene encoding uncharacterized protein LOC132948410, giving the protein MGANRKLQELKKLFLSDTLDSEIQKLTAELGIRWHFIPPRSPHFGGIWEAAIKSVKTHLNKLLGNAILTYKELNTVLAQIEACLNSRLLTPLSSDPSDLSVLTPGHFLMGSSLVSLPEPDFTTTPLNRLTRWRRVSHLFQELQSQIFP; this is encoded by the coding sequence AATCGCAAGTTACaggaacttaaaaaattatttttatcagacaCGTTAGATTCCGAAATCCAAAAATTAACGGCAGAACTTGGAATACGTTGGCATTTCATCCCTCCAAGATCCCCTCATTTTGGCGGTATATGGGAAGCGGCCATTAAATCAGTAAAAACTCACTTAAATAAACTATTGGGAAACGCTATTCTAACCTACAAGGAACTAAACACTGTGCTTGCTCAAATAGAAGCGTGCTTAAATTCACGCCTGTTGACTCCTTTATCATCTGATCCATCTGATCTTTCTGTACTTACTCCCGGTCATTTTCTGATGGGAAGCTCTTTAGTCTCTTTGCCAGAACCTGATTTCACGACAACACCTCTCAATAGATTAACGAGGTGGAGAAGAGTGAGTCATTTATTTCAAGAATTACAAAGCCAAATATTTCCTTGA